The Triplophysa rosa linkage group LG15, Trosa_1v2, whole genome shotgun sequence genome has a segment encoding these proteins:
- the ccr6a gene encoding C-C chemokine receptor type 6a codes for MEIDFNDSSDNYNYSYDYNSTEGLCSVDRKQHVEKFLQLYIHPIICLVGFIGNTLVIVTYALYKRTKSMTDVYLLNVAIADILFVVALPLIIYSERHGWAMGNWSCKMLRGVYSVNLYSGMLLLACISGDRYLAIVQARRSYRLRSSTLLYSRLVCAVVWSLALVLSLPTFIFYQRYQPSPFEIVTLEDSNYTDFTDAPYVCFFRFNSNVTAKTIKIAVPSAQVAAGFFLPLLIMGFCYISVIATLLRAKNFQRHKAVRVVLTVVLVFVACHTPYNLALLYRTATILDEQECSHEEAVELAIIITESLAYLHSCLNPLLYAFIGVNFRNHFRKIIQDIWCLGKNYMSARRSSRVTSEMYMSTRRSVDGSNSDYGTSFTM; via the coding sequence ATGGAGATTGACTTTAATGACTCATCTGATAACTACAATTACTCGTATGACTATAACTCCACCGAAGGGCTGTGTTCAGTGGACCGCAAACAGCACGTTGAGAAGTTCCTTCAGCTATACATTCACCCCATCATTTGCTTGGTTGGTTTTATCGGCAACACCCTGGTGATTGTGACGTATGCCCTCTATAAAAGAACCAAGTCAATGACCGATGTGTACCTACTGAATGTGGCCATCGCAGACATCCTGTTTGTGGTGGCACTGCCTTTGATCATCTACAGTGAGCGGCACGGATGGGCTATGGGGAACTGGTCTTGTAAGATGCTGCGTGGCGTTTACAGCGTGAACCTCTACAGCGGCATGTTGCTCCTGGCTTGCATCAGTGGAGATCGCTACCTTGCCATCGTGCAGGCCCGCAGGTCATACCGGCTACGTTCCAGCACCCTGCTTTACAGCCGATTGGTCTGCGCGGTGGTCTGGTCACTGGCCTTGGTCCTGTCTCTTCCCACCTTCATTTTTTATCAACGGTATCAGCCTTCCCCTTTTGAAATTGTTACCCTTGAAGACAGTAATTATACCGACTTCACCGATGCACCATACGTGTGCTTTTTTAGATTTAATTCTAACGTAACAGCAAAAACGATAAAAATCGCGGTGCCTAGCGCTCAGGTGGCAGCTGGTTTCTTTCTACCCCTGCTGATCATGGGTTTCTGTTACATCAGTGTCATCGCCACCCTCCTTCGGGCCAAGAACTTTCAAAGACACAAGGCAGTGCGTGTAGTCCTCACCGTGGTCCTTGTGTTTGTGGCTTGCCATACGCCCTACAATTTAGCGCTGTTATATCGTACCGCTACCATTCTTGATGAGCAGGAATGCAGTCATGAAGAGGCCGTAGAGTTGGCCATCATCATAACAGAAAGCCTGGCCTACCTGCACTCTTGTCTCAACCCCCTGCTTTACGCCTTTATCGGGGTAAATTTCAGAAATCATTTCCGGAAGATCATACAGGACATCTGGTGCTTGGGGAAGAACTACATGTCTGCACGGCGGTCCTCAAGGGTCACCTCTGAAATGTACATGTCCACACGGCGGTCTGTAGATGGATCAAACAGTGACTATGGCACTTCGTTTACGATGTGA